One Fibrobacter sp. UWH4 DNA window includes the following coding sequences:
- a CDS encoding Spy/CpxP family protein refolding chaperone produces MKGSKLFIASIIVLALALGFFAGRFCNFNCCSSTATCCQKGGPCACSQGLPCSCEKNGQPCHCPSCAKHENGEHKHMGPHGDFEKGPKFRGKMDFAAMDSLLQVTPEQKSAIEASRVKGDSIFKVLRQQKHDAERALGEALESKDSAGIDAAKARVLDVDKSLLEHRINGMQALAGILTAEQLEKFNNFHKEQMRNFRERMKNGPKGHGPHGEHGPHHN; encoded by the coding sequence ATGAAAGGATCAAAGCTCTTTATTGCAAGCATTATAGTGCTTGCTCTCGCCTTAGGCTTTTTCGCCGGCAGGTTCTGCAATTTCAATTGCTGCTCTAGTACCGCAACCTGTTGCCAAAAGGGAGGTCCTTGCGCATGCTCGCAAGGTCTACCGTGCTCTTGCGAAAAGAATGGACAGCCTTGCCACTGCCCGAGCTGCGCCAAGCATGAAAATGGCGAACACAAGCACATGGGCCCGCACGGTGATTTTGAAAAGGGTCCGAAATTCAGGGGCAAGATGGACTTTGCCGCCATGGATTCCTTGCTGCAGGTGACACCGGAACAGAAATCTGCCATCGAGGCTAGCCGCGTGAAAGGCGATTCCATTTTCAAGGTCCTCCGTCAGCAGAAACATGATGCCGAAAGGGCTCTGGGCGAGGCTCTCGAAAGTAAGGATTCTGCCGGAATCGATGCCGCCAAGGCTCGCGTTCTCGATGTAGACAAGTCCCTGCTGGAACACCGCATCAACGGAATGCAGGCCCTTGCCGGTATCTTGACTGCCGAACAGCTCGAAAAGTTCAACAACTTTCACAAGGAGCAAATGAGAAACTTTAGGGAGCGTATGAAAAACGGACCTAAAGGTCATGGCCCGCACGGTGAGCACGGTCCCCATCACAATTAA
- a CDS encoding RNA polymerase sigma factor, giving the protein MDEKVIFQYLREGSREALAMLWEAHSGHVLNLAFRMLKNRDEAEDILMDVFVQVPKAIQGFRGQSAIATWLYRLTVNACLMKLRGDKRHRELEEEHLDVIVESALGKEESSDENFDPELLEMGLNALQAETRSMLWLKDAEDLDVKDLAEIYKMPEGTIKARLSRARTFVRNYLNERKTNFKKGA; this is encoded by the coding sequence ATGGACGAAAAAGTGATATTTCAATATCTGCGGGAAGGTAGCCGCGAAGCGCTCGCCATGCTGTGGGAGGCCCACAGCGGACATGTGCTGAATCTCGCCTTCCGGATGTTGAAAAATCGCGACGAGGCCGAAGATATCCTGATGGATGTTTTTGTGCAGGTCCCGAAGGCCATCCAGGGCTTTCGCGGACAGTCCGCTATTGCAACATGGCTTTACAGGCTCACGGTAAACGCCTGCCTTATGAAGTTGCGAGGCGACAAACGGCATCGCGAACTTGAAGAGGAACACCTCGACGTGATCGTGGAGTCGGCACTCGGCAAAGAAGAAAGTTCCGATGAAAACTTTGATCCGGAACTTTTGGAAATGGGACTGAATGCTCTCCAGGCCGAAACGCGAAGCATGCTCTGGCTCAAGGATGCCGAAGATTTAGACGTGAAGGACCTGGCGGAAATCTACAAGATGCCCGAAGGAACCATCAAGGCGCGCCTCAGCCGTGCAAGAACTTTTGTTCGCAACTACCTGAACGAACGCAAGACAAACTTTAAAAAAGGAGCTTAA
- a CDS encoding DUF1538 domain-containing protein, producing MFKILWDKLQEAFASVLPVTLIVLAVSFTPLVQFTPKQLIVFGICAVFLIGGIGLFNLGADLAMTPMGEHVGSGLAKSRRLQLLVSVCFVMGVLITVAEPDLSVLAEQVRAAVEPTLLIATIGVGVGGFLALSIIKIVFKRDLSTIIIFFYLMLFMLGMLMLSFGKEMFVPLAFDSGGVTTGPITVPFIMALGVGVAGAIGGKNANENSFGLIALCSVGPIIALMGLVIFSKGDLSYQLTESAYSIDASLGLNFLPTIIGIAKEVVIALGLIVIFFMLLQLTVLRLSWSKLIPMAFGIVYTFVGLVVFLTAVAVGFMPIGFELGKQLSAMPKALVIAGFVLGMVVVLAEPAVHVLNKQVEEITGGLVTKRSMLIALSVGVGLSIGLSMIRIIVGFPIIYYLIPGYFISLGLSFFVPKLYTAIAFDSGGVASGPLTSSFILPLAIGACAGLRDGGDSILNYAFGIVAMVAMTPLITIQVLGFRATVSTALRNRMMMRRIQDADDEQIIDFM from the coding sequence ATGTTCAAGATTCTCTGGGATAAGTTGCAAGAGGCTTTTGCCTCGGTTTTGCCCGTGACGCTGATTGTGCTCGCGGTGTCGTTTACGCCGCTTGTCCAATTTACCCCCAAGCAGCTGATTGTCTTTGGCATTTGCGCCGTGTTCCTGATCGGGGGCATCGGGCTTTTTAACCTGGGTGCCGACCTCGCCATGACCCCGATGGGCGAACATGTGGGATCCGGCCTCGCCAAATCACGGCGTCTGCAGTTGCTAGTTTCGGTGTGTTTCGTAATGGGCGTGCTCATTACCGTAGCAGAACCCGACTTGTCGGTGCTTGCCGAACAGGTTCGAGCCGCCGTGGAACCGACTCTCCTGATAGCAACCATCGGCGTCGGCGTCGGCGGATTCCTCGCCCTTTCCATCATCAAGATCGTTTTCAAGCGCGACCTTTCGACAATTATCATCTTCTTTTACCTGATGCTGTTCATGCTCGGTATGCTGATGCTTTCTTTCGGAAAAGAAATGTTCGTTCCCCTTGCATTCGATTCAGGTGGCGTGACGACAGGGCCGATTACTGTACCCTTCATCATGGCACTCGGCGTCGGTGTGGCAGGGGCCATTGGCGGCAAGAACGCGAACGAGAACAGCTTCGGCCTGATTGCACTCTGCTCGGTGGGTCCAATTATCGCCCTCATGGGACTCGTGATTTTTTCGAAAGGCGACCTGAGTTACCAACTTACGGAATCGGCCTACTCTATTGATGCAAGCCTCGGTCTGAATTTTCTGCCCACCATCATCGGAATCGCCAAGGAAGTTGTCATCGCCCTCGGTCTTATCGTGATTTTCTTTATGCTCCTACAGCTGACCGTTCTTCGGCTTTCGTGGAGCAAGCTCATCCCGATGGCATTCGGCATCGTTTACACGTTCGTAGGGTTGGTGGTTTTCTTGACGGCCGTCGCCGTCGGGTTTATGCCAATCGGTTTCGAACTGGGCAAGCAGCTGAGTGCCATGCCAAAGGCACTCGTAATAGCAGGATTTGTTCTCGGAATGGTGGTGGTGCTCGCGGAACCGGCCGTACACGTGCTCAACAAGCAAGTCGAAGAGATTACGGGAGGCCTCGTGACCAAGCGTTCGATGCTAATCGCCCTCTCGGTCGGTGTAGGGCTTTCTATCGGGCTCTCGATGATCCGCATCATTGTCGGCTTCCCCATTATCTACTACCTAATTCCCGGCTACTTTATTTCTCTCGGACTTTCGTTCTTTGTGCCGAAACTTTATACGGCAATCGCATTTGACTCCGGTGGCGTGGCGAGCGGCCCGTTGACCTCCAGTTTCATTCTGCCACTAGCCATTGGCGCTTGTGCAGGCCTCCGCGACGGTGGCGATTCCATTTTGAACTACGCTTTCGGCATTGTCGCGATGGTCGCGATGACACCATTGATTACCATCCAGGTACTCGGTTTCAGGGCCACCGTTTCAACGGCACTCCGTAACCGCATGATGATGCGTCGCATCCAGGATGCCGACGACGAACAGATTATCGACTTTATGTAG
- a CDS encoding P-II family nitrogen regulator, producing MSGFNHEVIFCIVNTGFSETVMDAAKDAGARGGTILNARGTANKEAESFFHIAIQPEKEIVMILVDAKIKDAVLHALYQKAGLDTMGQGIAFSLPVDNVVGLTPWKAEIKAAEAAAEKAAEKAESAIENAEKKAN from the coding sequence ATGAGCGGATTCAATCACGAAGTCATCTTTTGTATTGTAAATACCGGATTCTCTGAAACCGTGATGGATGCGGCCAAAGACGCCGGAGCCCGCGGCGGTACGATCCTGAACGCCCGCGGTACGGCAAACAAGGAAGCCGAATCGTTTTTCCATATCGCCATCCAGCCCGAAAAGGAAATCGTGATGATCCTGGTCGACGCGAAAATCAAGGACGCCGTGCTGCACGCCCTTTACCAGAAGGCGGGGCTTGACACCATGGGCCAGGGAATCGCCTTTTCGCTCCCCGTAGACAACGTGGTAGGCCTTACCCCGTGGAAGGCCGAAATCAAGGCTGCCGAAGCCGCCGCTGAAAAAGCTGCAGAAAAAGCGGAAAGCGCCATCGAAAACGCCGAAAAAAAGGCAAACTAA
- a CDS encoding sigma-54-dependent Fis family transcriptional regulator: MPTSQSKIQELELLYKISSILNQTLDFESVAHPILEVVESTMGVEHATLTLYNRHTGEISIEIAEGLSSRQARKGRYKVGEGITGRVVETGKPIIIPSVAKDPDFLDRTGRGKTEDKAFLCVPVIMEHQVIGAFSADVQNPVEEELPEKLRLLEIIAQMLAAAVKLRREAREENELLKAENERLTLELKDRFQPDNIIGRSSEMQRVYAQIDQVSKSPLPALIVGEVGTGKGLVAEAIHYRSDRNMGPFVRVHCASMPESVLDRELFGSVRGALVGVFAETPGRVEQAEGGTLFLDEVGELSPNLQVKLLRLLQNGEVERIGARISKKVNVRVIAATTKNLQQMVEEGTFREDLYYQLHIFPIYVPPLRNRKTDIVLLADHFVEHYCRIVGKNVRRLARTTINMLMSYPWPGNVRELENGIERAVLVADEDVIYPHHFPTTLQTAETSGTPVNGNLKRMVEAYEKDIICDALKSSKGKVAAAARSLSTTPRILTYKINQLGIDLSAFGK, encoded by the coding sequence ATGCCCACGTCGCAATCCAAAATCCAGGAACTGGAGCTGCTCTACAAGATTAGTTCCATTTTGAACCAGACGCTCGATTTCGAGAGCGTCGCGCACCCGATTCTGGAAGTGGTGGAATCCACGATGGGCGTGGAGCATGCGACGCTTACGCTGTACAACCGCCACACCGGTGAAATCTCCATTGAAATCGCGGAAGGCTTGAGTAGTCGCCAGGCGCGCAAGGGCCGCTACAAGGTGGGCGAGGGCATTACCGGCCGCGTGGTGGAAACGGGCAAGCCGATTATTATCCCTTCCGTCGCGAAGGACCCGGACTTCCTCGACCGCACGGGGCGCGGCAAGACGGAAGACAAGGCGTTCCTCTGTGTTCCCGTGATTATGGAGCACCAGGTGATTGGCGCCTTCAGTGCCGACGTGCAGAATCCGGTGGAAGAAGAACTTCCCGAAAAACTCCGCCTGCTAGAAATCATCGCGCAGATGCTTGCGGCTGCCGTGAAGCTCCGTCGCGAGGCCCGCGAAGAAAATGAACTCCTGAAGGCTGAAAACGAACGCTTGACATTGGAACTCAAGGACCGTTTCCAGCCCGATAACATTATCGGGCGTTCGAGCGAGATGCAGCGCGTGTACGCGCAGATTGACCAGGTTTCAAAGAGCCCCCTACCCGCGCTCATCGTGGGCGAGGTGGGCACGGGCAAGGGACTCGTAGCCGAAGCTATCCATTACCGTTCCGACCGCAACATGGGCCCGTTCGTCCGCGTCCATTGCGCCTCCATGCCGGAATCGGTACTTGACCGCGAATTGTTCGGCAGCGTGCGCGGTGCCCTCGTGGGTGTGTTCGCCGAGACGCCCGGCCGCGTAGAACAGGCCGAGGGCGGCACGCTGTTCCTTGACGAAGTGGGCGAGCTTTCGCCAAACCTTCAGGTGAAACTTCTGCGCCTGTTGCAGAACGGCGAAGTGGAACGCATTGGCGCCCGCATTTCTAAAAAGGTGAATGTGCGCGTGATTGCGGCCACCACCAAGAACCTGCAGCAGATGGTCGAAGAAGGAACCTTCCGCGAAGACCTCTATTACCAGCTGCACATCTTCCCGATTTATGTGCCGCCATTGCGTAACCGCAAGACGGACATCGTGCTTCTGGCGGACCATTTTGTCGAACATTACTGCCGTATCGTGGGCAAAAATGTCCGCCGCCTTGCCCGCACCACCATCAACATGCTCATGAGTTACCCGTGGCCCGGAAACGTGCGCGAACTCGAAAACGGAATTGAGCGAGCCGTCCTCGTTGCCGACGAAGACGTCATCTACCCGCACCATTTCCCGACCACGCTGCAGACCGCCGAAACCAGCGGCACTCCCGTGAACGGAAACTTGAAGCGTATGGTGGAGGCCTACGAGAAAGACATTATCTGCGATGCCCTCAAGAGTAGCAAGGGTAAGGTAGCCGCTGCGGCGCGCAGTCTTTCGACGACTCCGCGCATTCTTACGTATAAAATAAATCAGCTTGGTATCGACTTGTCCGCTTTCGGCAAGTAG
- a CDS encoding acyltransferase: MEARKSTDYITFVIVVSAFAVLTLHTNNCFWFYSGKEDYWFSANIIECVFYFAVPLFFMVSGITLMDFFDRYSMKRFFARRFMKTMLPFLVWSLVALAIDLYTGKRLWSNISIKSVYQGLTGNGFVSIYWFFYSLFILYLCMPLYAAVEKSKRRLVFSYLVIAAFVFNIFLPFLKKVFNSDLNVMFSVSALAGFLIWPLLGWLLHNYEFKRWHKALIHTAGLIGLALHVVGTYHLSHKAGYVVGTFKGYENVPSVLYATSVFVFLKDAGRWVMEQERLANFVKVVGRYAFEIYLLQFILLDAATRIPEIDRNSLVYRLGAPLVMIPVIIAFTWCLRKIPVVRRIVP; the protein is encoded by the coding sequence GTGGAAGCGCGGAAGTCGACTGACTATATCACGTTCGTTATCGTGGTATCCGCATTCGCGGTGTTGACTCTGCATACGAACAACTGCTTCTGGTTTTATTCCGGGAAAGAAGATTATTGGTTCTCGGCAAATATCATTGAATGCGTATTCTATTTTGCGGTCCCGCTGTTCTTTATGGTCAGCGGGATTACGCTTATGGATTTTTTTGACAGGTATTCTATGAAACGTTTCTTTGCGAGGCGTTTCATGAAGACTATGTTGCCTTTCTTGGTCTGGAGCCTGGTCGCGCTGGCGATAGATCTTTATACCGGAAAACGCTTGTGGTCGAATATCTCGATCAAGTCGGTGTACCAGGGGCTAACGGGCAACGGTTTCGTCAGCATCTACTGGTTCTTTTATTCTTTGTTCATTTTGTACCTGTGTATGCCTCTCTATGCGGCCGTAGAAAAAAGCAAGAGGAGGCTTGTGTTCTCCTACCTGGTCATTGCGGCTTTTGTATTCAATATCTTTCTACCCTTCTTGAAAAAAGTTTTCAATTCGGATTTGAATGTCATGTTCAGTGTTTCTGCATTGGCCGGATTTTTGATATGGCCGCTGTTAGGATGGTTGTTGCACAACTATGAATTCAAAAGGTGGCACAAGGCGCTAATCCATACTGCGGGTTTGATTGGCCTTGCGTTGCATGTTGTCGGTACTTATCATTTGTCGCATAAAGCGGGCTATGTTGTCGGGACGTTCAAGGGATACGAAAATGTTCCGTCGGTGCTGTATGCGACAAGCGTATTCGTTTTCTTGAAGGATGCCGGTCGTTGGGTGATGGAACAGGAACGTCTTGCAAACTTTGTCAAGGTCGTTGGACGGTACGCCTTCGAGATATACCTCTTGCAGTTTATCTTGCTCGATGCAGCGACAAGGATTCCCGAAATCGACAGGAACTCGCTCGTGTATCGCCTGGGCGCTCCGCTTGTGATGATTCCGGTGATTATTGCATTTACATGGTGCCTCAGGAAAATTCCTGTTGTAAGAAGGATCGTTCCATAG
- a CDS encoding GatB/YqeY domain-containing protein produces the protein MSSALLTKIKDDIKAAMKAHDSETLGTLRTLHSDIKNEAMKNGATPAQIEETITDEMCVDVLARSVKQKQEAIDILTKGGFMDKIPAEEATIALYRKYMPAEMTEDEVKALIAEIKAATGASSPKDMGKVMKELSPKVKGRFDAKRASALVQEALK, from the coding sequence ATGAGCAGTGCATTGCTGACTAAGATTAAAGACGACATCAAGGCCGCCATGAAGGCGCACGATTCCGAGACTCTCGGAACGCTCCGTACCCTCCATTCCGACATCAAGAACGAAGCCATGAAGAACGGTGCCACTCCGGCCCAGATCGAAGAGACGATCACCGACGAAATGTGCGTCGACGTTCTTGCCCGTAGCGTGAAACAGAAGCAGGAAGCAATCGACATCCTCACGAAGGGTGGCTTCATGGACAAGATTCCTGCCGAAGAAGCGACCATCGCCCTGTACCGCAAGTACATGCCCGCCGAGATGACCGAGGACGAAGTCAAGGCCCTCATTGCAGAAATCAAGGCCGCGACCGGAGCCTCTAGCCCCAAGGACATGGGCAAGGTCATGAAGGAACTCTCCCCGAAGGTCAAGGGCCGTTTCGACGCCAAGCGCGCATCTGCCCTGGTGCAGGAAGCTCTTAAGTAG
- the rpsU gene encoding 30S ribosomal protein S21: MIGVIVKSNEPFERALKRFTKSCEKNGIISDVKKRQRFEKPSEEKKRIETAARRKRLKEIADQNRKRLY, from the coding sequence GTGATCGGCGTAATTGTTAAGTCCAACGAACCTTTCGAACGCGCTCTCAAGCGTTTCACCAAGTCTTGCGAAAAGAACGGCATCATTTCCGATGTCAAGAAGCGTCAGCGCTTCGAAAAGCCTTCTGAAGAAAAGAAGCGCATCGAAACTGCTGCCCGTCGCAAGCGCCTGAAGGAAATCGCTGACCAGAACCGCAAGCGTCTCTACTAG
- a CDS encoding SPOR domain-containing protein encodes MKKSIISLAAIALAGSMLVACNDEEELVPQMQPAKPAAQAPAPKAEEQPKAEEPELVPLQSLSANTKADEAAEDAQKKAPAPTGSVQQLDKGDFVIQVSIQSSKKAADGIVKKLAESNVKAYIAEVENPGELEGTYYRIRVGYFESSANAQEYGKQVLSPLNYAWWVDMSKNDDVGNPGGDEDYSNYSNNSYSEPTPAPEPEPAPAPEPEPAPAPAPEPAPAPEPAPAPAPAPEPAPAPEPAPAPAPAPEPAPASEPAQQAPAAPAPADNFDDWE; translated from the coding sequence ATGAAAAAGTCAATCATTTCGCTCGCTGCCATCGCACTTGCCGGCTCCATGCTAGTCGCATGCAATGACGAAGAAGAACTCGTTCCGCAGATGCAACCGGCCAAGCCGGCCGCCCAGGCACCTGCCCCCAAGGCCGAGGAACAGCCGAAGGCCGAAGAACCGGAACTCGTGCCCCTCCAGTCCCTCTCCGCAAACACCAAGGCTGACGAAGCAGCCGAAGACGCCCAGAAAAAGGCTCCCGCACCGACCGGCAGCGTGCAGCAGCTTGACAAGGGCGACTTTGTCATCCAGGTCAGCATCCAGTCTTCCAAGAAGGCCGCCGATGGCATCGTGAAGAAGCTCGCCGAAAGCAACGTGAAGGCTTACATCGCCGAAGTGGAAAACCCGGGCGAACTCGAAGGCACCTACTACCGCATCCGCGTCGGCTATTTCGAATCGAGCGCCAACGCCCAGGAATACGGCAAGCAGGTTCTTTCTCCGCTCAACTACGCCTGGTGGGTGGACATGAGCAAGAACGACGACGTAGGTAACCCCGGCGGAGATGAAGATTACTCCAACTACTCCAACAATTCTTACTCCGAGCCGACTCCCGCACCGGAACCTGAACCGGCCCCCGCACCTGAGCCTGAACCGGCACCCGCACCGGCACCGGAACCCGCTCCCGCACCCGAGCCCGCACCGGCTCCTGCACCGGCACCGGAACCCGCTCCCGCACCCGAGCCCGCACCGGCTCCTGCACCGGCACCGGAACCCGCTCCTGCATCCGAGCCCGCCCAACAGGCTCCCGCAGCCCCGGCACCGGCCGACAATTTCGACGACTGGGAATAA
- the rimO gene encoding 30S ribosomal protein S12 methylthiotransferase RimO encodes MPTKKPKVFVVHLGCAKNQVDAENLVGEMLHAGFATCDTAAKADYILVNTCGFIEAAKEESINAILAQINGKKPKQKLIVSGCLSGRYGDELVKELPEVDYWVGTYRPGELLKKMGIVAPQTCDAENLPRMNLGGFKHHAYLKIAEGCNRRCAYCAIPLIRGKQVSRSIEDIVAEAKELEAQGVQEITLIAQDTTYFGREKGKKGGTLAQLLRAILDNTNIPWIRTLYWYPMFVDDELLDLMANEPRLVKYVDMPIQHASDNVLKNMKRNYRKKELVDILHKIRERIPGVTLRTTVLVGFPGETHEDFEELMELLEDIKFDHLGGFVFSPEEGTPVMEMDLPAVDESEARARLDAVTDLQEELDAEHAEAMIGKKVRVIIDQVAEESEYHFYGRTEGNSMENDDIVKVIEGDADVGEFRDALVVDAEPHELIVKLV; translated from the coding sequence ATGCCTACAAAGAAACCCAAAGTTTTTGTCGTTCATCTTGGATGTGCCAAGAACCAGGTCGATGCAGAAAACCTGGTCGGAGAAATGCTGCATGCCGGTTTTGCGACTTGCGATACGGCAGCCAAAGCGGATTACATCCTAGTGAACACCTGCGGTTTTATTGAAGCCGCCAAGGAAGAATCCATCAACGCGATTCTCGCACAAATTAACGGCAAAAAGCCGAAGCAGAAACTGATTGTATCGGGATGCCTTTCGGGCCGCTACGGCGACGAACTAGTAAAGGAACTGCCCGAAGTCGATTACTGGGTTGGCACCTACAGGCCGGGCGAACTTTTGAAGAAGATGGGCATCGTGGCACCGCAAACTTGCGATGCAGAGAACTTGCCTCGCATGAACCTGGGCGGATTCAAGCACCACGCCTACCTGAAGATTGCCGAAGGCTGCAACCGCCGCTGCGCCTACTGCGCCATCCCCCTTATCCGCGGCAAGCAGGTTTCCCGCAGTATCGAAGACATTGTTGCCGAAGCCAAGGAACTCGAAGCGCAGGGCGTCCAGGAAATCACGCTCATCGCACAAGACACGACTTACTTCGGTCGCGAAAAGGGCAAGAAGGGCGGCACGCTCGCCCAACTTTTACGCGCCATTCTCGACAACACGAACATTCCGTGGATCCGTACGCTCTACTGGTACCCGATGTTCGTGGACGACGAACTATTGGACCTGATGGCAAACGAGCCGCGCCTGGTGAAATACGTGGACATGCCGATCCAGCACGCCAGCGACAACGTGCTCAAGAACATGAAGCGCAATTACCGCAAGAAGGAACTCGTGGACATTCTGCACAAGATCCGCGAGCGCATTCCGGGCGTTACGCTGCGCACCACGGTACTTGTGGGTTTCCCCGGCGAAACCCACGAAGACTTTGAAGAACTGATGGAACTTTTGGAAGACATCAAGTTCGATCACCTGGGCGGATTCGTGTTCAGCCCCGAAGAAGGCACCCCCGTGATGGAAATGGACTTGCCCGCGGTCGACGAGAGCGAGGCCCGCGCAAGGCTCGATGCCGTCACCGACCTGCAGGAAGAACTTGATGCCGAACACGCCGAAGCGATGATCGGAAAGAAAGTCCGCGTTATTATCGACCAGGTTGCCGAAGAAAGCGAATACCATTTCTACGGACGCACCGAAGGCAATTCCATGGAAAACGACGACATCGTGAAGGTGATCGAGGGTGACGCCGACGTGGGCGAATTCCGCGATGCGCTGGTGGTGGACGCCGAGCCGCACGAACTGATTGTGAAGCTGGTGTAG